A segment of the Streptomyces sp. Tu 2975 genome:
CCGGGCGGTTCCCCTGGGGGGCGAAGGTACCGGGCCGGGGCGAAGGTGTGCGGGCCCGGTCCGTCAGTCCAACTGCTTCGACGTCTCCTCACCGCAGGCACTGCGGCGCGACGGAGGCAGCGACCCGGTGGGCATCAGGTCCATGGTCACCCATGTCCAGCAGCGGTACGGCGCCGATCCCGGCCGGATTTTCGTGACCGGCGCTTCGTCCGGCGCCATGATGACCAACGTCCTGCTGGGCAACTACCCCGACGTGTTCCGGGTGGGCGCGGCCTTCATGGGCGTACCGCACTCGTGCTTCGCCACCAGCGACGGCTCCGGCTGGAACAGCGCCTGTGCGAACGGCGCCGTCGACCGGACTCCGCAGGAATGGGGCGCCCTCGTCCGCGCCGCGTACCCCGGTCACACCGGGCCGCGGCCCAGGATGCAGATCTGGCACGGCACCGAGGACAGCACCCTGCGCTACCCGAACTTCGCCGAGCTGATCGACCAGTGGACCGACGTCCACGGCGTGAGCCGGACGCCCGCGTACACCGACCGCCCGCAGTCCGACCGGACCCGCACCCGCTACGGCGCCACCGGTGACCAGGCGCCTGTGGAGGCCATCAGCGTTCAGGGCGCCGGCCACACCCTGCCGACCGGTGGCATGGCGGCCGGTGCCGTCACGTTATTCGAACTGGACGGCACCACCTCGCCGGACCCCGGGCCCGGCCCCGTCCCGGGGGCGTGCCGGATCGGCTGGAGCACCAGCGCGTGGAGCACCGGGCTGAGGGCGACCGTGACCGTCACCAACACGGGCGCCGCACCGGTCAGCGGCTGGGCGCTGACCTTCACCCTGCCGGCGGACCATCGCCTCCGGCTGGGGCGCGAGTTACAGTCCGGACAGCGGCGCCGTGACCGCGAAGAACGTGGCCTACGACGGGACGCTCGCCGCCGGGGGTAGCAGATCGGCCTCCGGGCGAGCCACACAGGGAACACCGCGAAGCCGGCTTCCTTCACCCCGAACGGAGCGTCCTGCTCCACCGGTTGACGGCACCGGTCCCGGCGGCGGCAACCGGGTCCGCCCTGCGGAACGCCGGGCCGCCGGGGCCGGGACGACGGCGGACACCGTGGACCGGTGGTCTTCTCGGGCGGGTCAGCGGCCGGCCGTCCAGCGCTGGTCGCCGTCCCCGTCGGCCGGATCGAAGTCGAGCGTGCCGCCGCCGGAGTCCCCGAGTGGTTCGAGCGCGAAGTCCGGCGCGATCCGGGGGCGGACGACTCCGGCTGAGTCGACGATGAACAGCAGGTTGAGACCGTTCCTGCCGTTGACGGAGGAGCAGGACCAGATGCCCGCACCCCGGTCCGTGGCACCGCGCGAGTCCAGGCAGTAGTCGGGGTCGGCGCTGCTGCGCAGGAGGCCGTTCGGCTCCAGCTTCCAGCGCTGGCTCGGGGTTCCGTCGCACGGGGCGGTGAGGACGTCGGTGCGGTCCTCCATGACACCGCCCGCGATGTCAAGGCACAGCCCGGAGGCCCCGTTGACGACCTGGGTGTATCCGCTGCCGGCGGCGATGGGCACCGGCCGGGGCGGCGTGCTCTTCGAAGGGGTGGGAGACGGCGCCGCGGGCGCCGGGGCCGTCGTCGTGGGTGCCGCGGAGGTGCGGCTCGGTGACGCCGAGGGCTTCTTCGACGGCGACGGCGATGCTGCGGCGGTCGCCGAGGGCACGGCCGTGGGCAGGGCGGCGGGCGGCCGTGCCTCCCAGCGCGAGGGTTCCTCCGCGCGGGCACGGTCACGGTCCCGTCCGGGAGCCGGATCTTCGGACCCGGTCGCCACCAGGGTCCCTATGACGACGGCCGCCACCGCCACCGCGACGAGGACGGTGAACCGGGACGGCCTCCGCACAGCGCTGCCCACCGTCCCGCCGCTCCGTCGCCGACGACCGGCGGAGGCGTGCGGCACGGGCAGCGCCACCGTCCTGGTCTCCCACCGTTCGACGGTGGCGGGCGCGGCGGCTCGCCCGGCCCTTACGGGGCCACCGGCCGCGTATGCCGCGCCGCCCCACGGGAGCAGGCCCTCGGCGAGCACGGCCCGCGGGCCGGCCGCCAACCGGCTCAGCTCCCCGGTCAGCAGGGCGCAACCGGCGCACTCGGCGAGGTGAAGGGCCAGGTCGTTGCTGCGCCGCCCGTCGCCAGGCTGCGACGCGGCCTCGATGATGCGGCGGAACCCCTGGCACTTCCTGCTGCCGCTGTGCTCCAGGTACGCCTGGATGTAAGCGCGGCGCAGCGCGTCCAGAGCCTTGGCCCGCAGCTGGGGGACCACGGCCGGGATCACCCCGACGAACGTCGCGACCGTGGCGTCCGGCTCTTCGTCGACCACCGCGTACCAAAGGACGCCCCTGGTCTGCTCGGGCAGCCGCTGGAAGCCGGTCAGCATGGGGGACGTCGCCCGGAGCCGGGGCCGCGGGGAATCCGGCGGATACGGCGGCGCGACATCGGTGTTGTCGTCGAGCCATGCGGCGAATCCGGGCTCGAGCCGGGCGCGACGGCTGCCCGATGCCCAGGTGAGCCCGATCCGCTGAAGCACTGTCAGCAGGTGGCGGCCCCAACACCCTTCCGGGCCTATGCCCCGGCACGCCTCCTGGGTGGCGAGGTCGAAGGCCTGCACCGCCAGCTGGTTGCCGGCGAGGGCGGTGCGCCCGCAGAGCATGGCGTACCTGCGGAGGGCCGGCATGTGGCGGCGCCTGAGC
Coding sequences within it:
- a CDS encoding ricin-type beta-trefoil lectin domain protein — encoded protein: MSKPKLQKAVVDTAAENDGCTALPDGELTERIRAGAPSAHPAVQELRRRHMPALRRYAMLCGRTALAGNQLAVQAFDLATQEACRGIGPEGCWGRHLLTVLQRIGLTWASGSRRARLEPGFAAWLDDNTDVAPPYPPDSPRPRLRATSPMLTGFQRLPEQTRGVLWYAVVDEEPDATVATFVGVIPAVVPQLRAKALDALRRAYIQAYLEHSGSRKCQGFRRIIEAASQPGDGRRSNDLALHLAECAGCALLTGELSRLAAGPRAVLAEGLLPWGGAAYAAGGPVRAGRAAAPATVERWETRTVALPVPHASAGRRRRSGGTVGSAVRRPSRFTVLVAVAVAAVVIGTLVATGSEDPAPGRDRDRARAEEPSRWEARPPAALPTAVPSATAAASPSPSKKPSASPSRTSAAPTTTAPAPAAPSPTPSKSTPPRPVPIAAGSGYTQVVNGASGLCLDIAGGVMEDRTDVLTAPCDGTPSQRWKLEPNGLLRSSADPDYCLDSRGATDRGAGIWSCSSVNGRNGLNLLFIVDSAGVVRPRIAPDFALEPLGDSGGGTLDFDPADGDGDQRWTAGR